ATTCCCATATCTAATAGTTCTTTTCTTCTGCTTTTTATCTTAGGAAAATGAAACTCCACTTTATGACCATTTTGTTGTTCAAGTAAATGCTGTGTATTTGCAAGTTTATTTTCTAGATTTTCCTGAAATACAATATCTCTTGGAAGTGGATGTTTATTATAAAATGCTGTTACTACTTCCTCTTCAAGATCTATATATATCTTCTCTTTTAAATTTATATTAGTAGATATCTTTCCAAATACCTTTCCCTCTCTGACATTTAGTACACAGATGAATACTCTATCTCCCTCTCTCACCATAGTGAAAATATCTTCATCAAGTTCTTTTCCATATTCATTAACCTGATTTACTGCTGCATTTTTTACCTCTTTTATCTGTTCTCTAAGGATTATTGCTTCTTCAAAATTCATATTTTCAGCTGCACTATTCATCTGATCAGTAAGTTCTCGTATAACTTCCTTGCTTTTTCCCTTTAAAAGTTCTTTAGCTCTTTCCACCTGAATATTGTATGATTCATAAATATTTTTATAGGTACAGGGTCCTGGACACATTTTCATATAATATTTTAAACATGGCCGTGGATATATTTTTTCCATATCTCTATTGCAATCACGAATTTTAAAAATCCGAACTAAAGTTTTTTTCAGATTAAAACCACCAAATGGATAGGGTCCAAAATAAATCCCTGCCTTAGTGTCTAAAGCTCTTGTAGTTCTTATTATTTTTATATTTGGAAATCTCTCTTTACTTATTCTTATATATGGATAAGTCTTCTCATCTTTTAGTAAAATATTATATTTTGGAGTATATTTTTTTATAAGATTATTTTCTAATACAAGTGCATCAAGTTCACTATTGCAAATTATAAAATCAATATCTTCTATATTACGAACTAATTCCCTTGTTTTTTCACTGTCATGTTCTCTATTAAAATATGAAGAAACTCTATTTTTTAAATTTTTAGCCTTACCTACATAGATTACCTTCCTATTTTTTTTCATCAGATAAACACCAGGATTTTCAGGAATATTTATTTTCTTAATATCAAAAATATTTTGTCTTACTACCACTTATTTCTCTCTTTCTCCCTGTGACTAATATAAACATTGAAATTATTTACACTATCCAATTCTTCATATAAAGCCTGTGCAATTGTTACTGAACGATGCCTTCCTCCACTACATCCAACTCCTATAGTCAGATGTTTTTTTCCTTCCTTAATATATAAAGGAATTAAAAACTTAAGCATTACAATTAGCTGATTATAAAATTTCTTAGTAACATCGAACTGCATTACATAATCTGAAACTTCTTTATCCAGACCTGTTTTTAGCTTTAGTTCCTCTATATAATATGGATTTGGTAAAAATCTCACATCAAAAACAAGATCCACATCAATTGGAATACCATATTTAAATCCAAATGACTGGATATGTATATTGATATCTTTTATATCATCATCTAATTCCAGAATAACTTTTAATTTACCAACTAATTCTTTAGGTTTATTATCACTTGTATCGATTATTCCAGTAGACATCTCTTTGATCACTTCCATGATCTCAATCTCTTTTATAACGCTTTTTAAAAGTGTATTTTCAACAACGGGATGCTTCCTTCTAGTTAGATTATATCTATTTAAAATAACCTCTTTAGAAGCTTCTAAAAATATGATTGATGATTCTATATCACTGTGATTTCTTAATTTCTTTAAAAAATCAACAAATTCATCTATTTTTTTAAATGAACGTATATCCATTCCAAGAGCAATTTTATCAATTGAGGTATCCAAAAATGTTTCTCCAACTTCACATGGTAAATTGTCTATTGTATAGTACCCCATATCTTCCAGTAGATTCAAAGCTGTAGTCTTCCCGCTTCCGCTCAGTCCTGTAACTATAACTAATTTTTTCTTTTCCATGTTTTCACCCTATACTCAATTTGTCATTTATTATATTATACCACATCACTTGGTATTTTTTTAATCTATATAATACTATATAATACCCATATCCTAATTAATTTAACAAATAATCACCACATGACTATTTTATCTTGTAATATAAAACAAATCAAGAAACTATTTTATAAATTTTCATATCAGGATATTTATTCATCTAATTGAATTTTTAGCCTTTTATTTTATGTAAAAGCGTGTATAATAGTATTGTGAATTAATTTATGGGGTGATTAAATGAAAAAATTAAATTGTATTTTTGGACCTATTCCATCAAGAAGGTTAGGGCGTTCTCTAGGTATAAGTCCAATTCCTAAAAAAACATGCAATTACTCATGTGTATATTGCCAATTAGGAAGAACTGATAAAATGACTAACACTAGAAAAGAGTATTTTCCTTTAGAAGTCATTATAAAAGAGTTTAAAGATTACTTAAAAGAGATAGATGATTTTGATGTAGTGTCTATTGTAGGTGAAGGTGAGCCAACTCTTTATTCAAGACTTGGTGAGCTTATAGACCAAATAAAAACAATTATTGATAAACCAGTAGCAGTTATAACCAATTCAGCTCTTCTTTACGAAAAAGATGTACAGGAAGCTCTTATGAAAGCAGATATTGTACTTCCATCTTTAGATGCATACAATGAAGAGGTGTATAAAAAAGTTGATAGACCTTTTGGTAAACTTGATTTCAATAGGGAATTAAATGGTCTTATAGAGTTTTCCAAATTATATAAAGGAGAACTTTGGCTTGAAGTAATGCTTGTTAAAAATATGAATTCTTCAAGAAATGATATAGATGAGTTTAAAAAAATTATCGATAAAATAAATCATGATAGAGTTTATATTAATACTCCTGTAAGACCACCTGCAGAAAGTTTTGTACAAGTGGCTGATTCAGATGAGATAAATTACGCTGTTGAAAAATTAAATGGAATATCTATTGATAAATTGACTTCTGGTAGTTTCTTTAGTGAAATTCCAGATAACTATGAAGCAATTCTAAATATTATTCGTAGACATCCAATGACACAATTTGAGGTACAAAGTCTTCTAGCAAGTAGAAAAGAAACAGATATGGATAATATATTTGCAAGACTTCATAATGATGAGAGTGTAGATGATATTAATTATAAAGGGATTACAACTTACAGATTAAAATAGGAGGAACAACAGATGAATTTAGTAAAAAAAGTTGCTGCTATCCATGACTTATCAGGGTATGGAAGAGCTTCTCTTACAACAATTATTCCAATATTATCAACAATGAAACTACAAGTTTGTCCTATTCCAACAGCTATATTATCCACTCACACTGGTGGATTTGAAGGATACAGCTTTATGGATTTGACTGATTATATGCAGGAACATATAAATCACTGGAAAAAACTTAATTTAGAATTTGATTGCATATATTCAGGATTTCTTGGTTCTCCAAAACAGGCTAAAATTGTAGAAGATTTTATCGATTACTTTAAAAACGATAATCAGATAGTATTAGTTGACCCAGTTATGGGAGATGATGGAAAATTATATGGAACTATGTCTGAAGAGATGGTTAAAGAGATGAGAGAGCTTATAAAAAAAGCTGATATTATAACACCTAATTTTACAGAAGTTACTTATCTTCTAGGTAAACCATATGACACTTCAATTACATTGGAGGAGATTAAAAAATATTTAGTTGAACTATCAAACATGGGACCAAAAATCGTTATCGCTACAAGTATACCTGATAAAGATGAAGTTAATAAGAAAGTATGTGTTGTAGCTTATGATAAAATCAATGATGTTTTCTGGAAAGTCAGCTGTAAACATATACCAGCTTCTTATCCAGGTACTGGGGACGCTTATGCAAGCGTTATAGCAGGATGTCTGCTTAGAGGAGATAGTTTACCAATTGCAATGGAACGAGCTATGTTATTTATAACTCAAGCCATCAGAACAAGTTATGGATTTAATTATCCTACTAGAGAAGGGGTATTACTGGAAAATGTTTTAGGTTTTCTGAACTCTCCTTTTATAGCAACTAATTATGAAAAAATATAACAATTGAATTTAAAGCGGTTGTTGCAAATTTTAAAATGCATCAACCGCTTTTTTATTTATATTTATAAAAAAAGAGAACTGACTTTCGTCAGTTCTCCCAAATCAATAACTAAGCAGTTATTAATCTATTATTTTTTTTCTGAAGAGAAGTCCATAGCAGCAAGTCTGTTATATTGTCTCCATCTTCTTTGAGCATCAGCTTTGTTTGTTTCATATAATTCTTTAGCATGAGCTGGGTTAGACTTAGAAAGAGTAGCATATCTAACTTCTCCTAATAAGTACTCTTCATATTTATCCCAGTTAGGTTCTTTACAGTCTATTTGAAGAGGGTTCTTACCTTCAGCTTCTAATGCAGGGTTGTATCTGAATATTGGCCAGTATCCGCATTCAGTAGCAAGCTTCATTTCAGTTTGTACTTTTGCCATACCTTTCTTAACTCCGTGGTTGATACAAGGTGCATAAGCTATGATTAATGATGGTCCTTGGTGAGCTTCTGCTTCTTTAAGAGCTTTTAAGTATTGAGCTTGGTTAGCTCCCATTGATACTTGTGCAACATAGATGTGTCCATAAGACATAGCGATTGCAGCAAGGTCTTTTTTCTTAACAGCTTTTCCTGCAGCAGCAAACTTAGCGATAGCTCCTGTTGGAGTTGATTTAGAAGCTTGTCCTCCTGTATTTGAGTAAACTTCTGTGTCAAGTACGATTACGTTAACATCTTCTTTAGAAGCTAGAACGTGGTCTAATCCTCCATAACCGATGTCATATGCCCAACCGTCTCCTCCGATTATCCATTGAGTTTTCTTAGCTAGGAATTGTTTTAAGCTCATGATTTCTTTACAGATTTCACAGTCTTTTCCTTCTATTGCAGCAACTATTTTGTCAGTTACTTCTCTTGATTTAACAGCAAAACTTCTGTTAGCAATCCATTCTTTGAATAGTTCAGCAAGTTCAGCTGGTACTTTATCCATGTTAGTTTCCATTATAGTTTGGATTCTGTCTCTCATAGCTTCTACAGCAACGTGCATTCCCATTCCGAATTCAGCGTTGTCTTCGAATAGAGATGATCCCCATGAAGGTCCAAATCCATCTTTGTTAGTTGTGTATGGAGTTGAAGGTGCAGATCCACTGTATATTGAAGAACATCCAGTAGCGTTTGCAACCATCATTCTTTCACCAAATAATTGAGTTATAGCTTTTAGATAAGGAGTTTCTCCACATCCTGGGCAAGCTCCGTGGAACTCAAATAATGGTTGAGAGAATTGAGATCCTTTAACTGTTTCTTTAGACATTTTGTCATCTTTGTATCCAACAGTTTCAAATAAGTATTTAGCTTTCTTATCTTCTTGGTTAGCAAGAGATTGAGCGATTGGTACAAGTTTTAATGCTTTTTCTTTAGCTGGACATACGTTTACACAAGATCCACATCCTGTACAGTCAAGAGTTGATACTTGCATTCTGTATTCTAATCCTTCTAGTCCTTTTCCAATTGCTTTTTTAGTAGCTAATTCAACTGGAGATGCAGCTTTTTCTTCTTCAGTCATTAAGAATGGTCTGATTACTGCGTGTGGACATACGAAAGAACATTGGTTACATTGGATACAGTTTTCAACTATCCATTCAGGAACGTGAACTGCGATTCCTCTCTTTTCGAATGCAGAAGTTCCGTTTTCAAATGTACCGTCTTCATATCCATCAAATGCTGAAACTGGTAAATCGTATCCTTTGATAGCGTTTACTGGTTTAGCAATTCTTTCTACGAATAATTCAGTTTTTGTTTTTTCGCATCCGCAAGAACAACAATCTTCTTCAGGTTTTAATTCTTCAACTGGTAAGTTAGCCCAAGCTGGATCAACAGGTACTTCTACTAATCCTTCTGCTCCTTTATCAATTGCTTGATAGTTCATTTGAACTATTTCGTCACCTTTTTTAGCGTAAGATTTCTTAGCGTAATCTTTCATGTATTGTTGAGCTTCAGCAAATGGAATAATGTCAGCTAGTTTAAAGAAAGCAGCTTGCATTATTGTGTTTGTTCTTTGTCCTAATCCGATTTCTTCAGCTAGTTTAGTAGCGTTGATTATGAATAATCTTGCTCCATTTTTAGCTAAATCTCTTTTTACTTTATTAGGAATTTCTTTTATAGCTTCATCTTTGTCCCAGATACAGTTGATTAAGAATGATCCACCTTTTCTGATTCCAGATGTCATATCATATTGATGTAAGTATGCTGGTACTGAACATGCTACGAAATGTGGGTTAGAAATTAAGTAGCTTGCTTTAATAGGAGATTTACCGAATCTTAAGTGAGATCTTGTAACTCCTCCTGATTTTTTAGAGTCATATGCGAAGTATCCTTGAGCATATAAATCAGTTTTGTCTCCGATGATTTTGATAGAGTTTTTGTTAGCTCCAACAGTTCCGTCTGCTCCTAGTCCGAAGAATAGACATTCTTTAACGTCTGCTCCTACTACGTTTACAGGTGCTCCAACTTCTAATGAAGTGTGAGTAACGTCATCGTTGATTCCTACTGTAAATCTATCTTTTGGTTGATCTTGTTTTAAGTTTTCGAATACTGCAACTACTTGAGCTGGAGTAGTGTCTTTAGAAGATAGTCCGTATCTTCCTCCAACGATTACTGGAGCATCTTCTCTTCCGTAGAATAGAGATTGGATGTCAAGTAATAATGGTTCACCTTGTGATCCAGGTTCTTTAGTTCTATCTAGAACAGCAATTTTCTTAACTGTTTTAGGGAATA
The Fusobacterium sp. DD2 DNA segment above includes these coding regions:
- the nifJ gene encoding pyruvate:ferredoxin (flavodoxin) oxidoreductase translates to MTKKMQTMDGNQAAAYASYAFTEVAGIYPITPSSPMAEYTDEWASKGMKNIFGVPVKVVEMQSEAGAAGSVHGSLQAGALTTTYTASQGLLLKVPNMYKIAGELLPGVIHVSARALSAQALSIFGDHQDIYAARQTGFAMFATNSVQEVMDLAGVAHLAAIKTRVPFLHFFDGFRTSHEIQKVEVMDYEVFKKLIDMDAVQAFRERALNPEHPVTRGTAENDDIYFQAREAQNKFYDAVPDVVAHYMAEISKVTGRDYKPFNYYGAPDAERVIVAMGSICPITEETVDYLNAKGEKVGLLSVHLFRPFSAKYFFNVFPKTVKKIAVLDRTKEPGSQGEPLLLDIQSLFYGREDAPVIVGGRYGLSSKDTTPAQVVAVFENLKQDQPKDRFTVGINDDVTHTSLEVGAPVNVVGADVKECLFFGLGADGTVGANKNSIKIIGDKTDLYAQGYFAYDSKKSGGVTRSHLRFGKSPIKASYLISNPHFVACSVPAYLHQYDMTSGIRKGGSFLINCIWDKDEAIKEIPNKVKRDLAKNGARLFIINATKLAEEIGLGQRTNTIMQAAFFKLADIIPFAEAQQYMKDYAKKSYAKKGDEIVQMNYQAIDKGAEGLVEVPVDPAWANLPVEELKPEEDCCSCGCEKTKTELFVERIAKPVNAIKGYDLPVSAFDGYEDGTFENGTSAFEKRGIAVHVPEWIVENCIQCNQCSFVCPHAVIRPFLMTEEEKAASPVELATKKAIGKGLEGLEYRMQVSTLDCTGCGSCVNVCPAKEKALKLVPIAQSLANQEDKKAKYLFETVGYKDDKMSKETVKGSQFSQPLFEFHGACPGCGETPYLKAITQLFGERMMVANATGCSSIYSGSAPSTPYTTNKDGFGPSWGSSLFEDNAEFGMGMHVAVEAMRDRIQTIMETNMDKVPAELAELFKEWIANRSFAVKSREVTDKIVAAIEGKDCEICKEIMSLKQFLAKKTQWIIGGDGWAYDIGYGGLDHVLASKEDVNVIVLDTEVYSNTGGQASKSTPTGAIAKFAAAGKAVKKKDLAAIAMSYGHIYVAQVSMGANQAQYLKALKEAEAHQGPSLIIAYAPCINHGVKKGMAKVQTEMKLATECGYWPIFRYNPALEAEGKNPLQIDCKEPNWDKYEEYLLGEVRYATLSKSNPAHAKELYETNKADAQRRWRQYNRLAAMDFSSEKK
- the rapZ gene encoding RNase adapter RapZ; translation: MEKKKLVIVTGLSGSGKTTALNLLEDMGYYTIDNLPCEVGETFLDTSIDKIALGMDIRSFKKIDEFVDFLKKLRNHSDIESSIIFLEASKEVILNRYNLTRRKHPVVENTLLKSVIKEIEIMEVIKEMSTGIIDTSDNKPKELVGKLKVILELDDDIKDINIHIQSFGFKYGIPIDVDLVFDVRFLPNPYYIEELKLKTGLDKEVSDYVMQFDVTKKFYNQLIVMLKFLIPLYIKEGKKHLTIGVGCSGGRHRSVTIAQALYEELDSVNNFNVYISHREKERNKW
- the uvrC gene encoding excinuclease ABC subunit UvrC, with the protein product MVVRQNIFDIKKINIPENPGVYLMKKNRKVIYVGKAKNLKNRVSSYFNREHDSEKTRELVRNIEDIDFIICNSELDALVLENNLIKKYTPKYNILLKDEKTYPYIRISKERFPNIKIIRTTRALDTKAGIYFGPYPFGGFNLKKTLVRIFKIRDCNRDMEKIYPRPCLKYYMKMCPGPCTYKNIYESYNIQVERAKELLKGKSKEVIRELTDQMNSAAENMNFEEAIILREQIKEVKNAAVNQVNEYGKELDEDIFTMVREGDRVFICVLNVREGKVFGKISTNINLKEKIYIDLEEEVVTAFYNKHPLPRDIVFQENLENKLANTQHLLEQQNGHKVEFHFPKIKSRRKELLDMGILNLVKDVENYYNKKNVLEEGLYKIHKELSLKNYPRKIECFDISNIQGKDAVASMSVAVEGKASKSDYRKFKITCKDTPDDFAMMREVITRRYGKLPLEEFPDVILIDGGLGQINAVGKILEEIGKENIADLLSLAKKDEEIYKYGESKPYCFPKEWEALKIFQRVRDEAHRFGITYHRKLRSKRVISSELDKIEGIGEKRKEILLKEFGSVTQIAKEDVESLARFVPRNVAEKIVDTLKK
- a CDS encoding pyridoxamine kinase codes for the protein MNLVKKVAAIHDLSGYGRASLTTIIPILSTMKLQVCPIPTAILSTHTGGFEGYSFMDLTDYMQEHINHWKKLNLEFDCIYSGFLGSPKQAKIVEDFIDYFKNDNQIVLVDPVMGDDGKLYGTMSEEMVKEMRELIKKADIITPNFTEVTYLLGKPYDTSITLEEIKKYLVELSNMGPKIVIATSIPDKDEVNKKVCVVAYDKINDVFWKVSCKHIPASYPGTGDAYASVIAGCLLRGDSLPIAMERAMLFITQAIRTSYGFNYPTREGVLLENVLGFLNSPFIATNYEKI
- a CDS encoding radical SAM protein, translated to MKKLNCIFGPIPSRRLGRSLGISPIPKKTCNYSCVYCQLGRTDKMTNTRKEYFPLEVIIKEFKDYLKEIDDFDVVSIVGEGEPTLYSRLGELIDQIKTIIDKPVAVITNSALLYEKDVQEALMKADIVLPSLDAYNEEVYKKVDRPFGKLDFNRELNGLIEFSKLYKGELWLEVMLVKNMNSSRNDIDEFKKIIDKINHDRVYINTPVRPPAESFVQVADSDEINYAVEKLNGISIDKLTSGSFFSEIPDNYEAILNIIRRHPMTQFEVQSLLASRKETDMDNIFARLHNDESVDDINYKGITTYRLK